The following proteins are co-located in the Bosea sp. AS-1 genome:
- a CDS encoding GntR family transcriptional regulator, producing the protein MISADPHASQPIGFRPLYLQVKATLLRRLVDGVWLPGTALPSEGQLAAEIGVSQGTVRKALDELAAENIVVRRQGRGTFVAEHDERRILFQFFKLVPDDGERRFPESAVLDVAIGEADEAECTALGIDRTVRVVRIRRLRSFQAKPLVLETLSLPQHLFPGLETAPVPNNLYSLYARRYGVTIAHAREKLKAVALLPDDATLLGVAPGSPALKINRVALSLDGSPVELRVSLCLTEEVHYLSDLR; encoded by the coding sequence TTGATCAGCGCAGATCCGCACGCTTCGCAACCCATCGGCTTCCGGCCGCTCTATCTACAGGTCAAGGCGACGCTGCTGCGCCGTCTGGTCGATGGAGTCTGGCTGCCGGGGACGGCGTTGCCGAGCGAGGGGCAACTCGCCGCCGAGATCGGCGTCAGCCAGGGAACGGTACGCAAGGCCCTGGACGAGCTCGCGGCCGAGAACATCGTGGTGCGCCGTCAGGGTCGTGGCACCTTCGTCGCAGAGCATGACGAGCGGCGCATCCTGTTCCAGTTCTTCAAGCTGGTGCCTGACGACGGCGAGCGCCGCTTTCCGGAAAGCGCGGTGCTCGATGTCGCTATTGGCGAGGCGGACGAGGCTGAATGCACCGCCCTCGGCATCGACCGGACGGTGCGCGTGGTCCGCATCCGCCGCCTGCGTTCCTTCCAGGCGAAGCCGCTGGTTCTGGAGACCTTGAGCCTCCCGCAGCATCTCTTCCCCGGGCTGGAAACCGCGCCGGTTCCGAACAATCTCTACAGCCTCTATGCGCGCCGCTACGGAGTCACGATCGCACATGCGCGCGAAAAGCTGAAAGCGGTCGCCCTGTTGCCGGACGATGCCACGCTGCTTGGCGTCGCCCCCGGCTCTCCCGCGCTCAAGATCAACCGCGTCGCCCTGTCGCTCGACGGCTCGCCCGTCGAGCTTCGCGTCAGCCTGTGTCTGACGGAGGAGGTTCACTACCTGTCCGATCTGCGTTGA
- a CDS encoding UxaA family hydrolase translates to MSNPHLLVHETKDTVGVVVVEGLKAGTDMLCVVTHDNSDFRLTAKMDIPIGHKVALKDIKKGDTIWKYGQDIGKAIADVKKGEHLHVHNAKTKRW, encoded by the coding sequence ATGAGCAATCCGCATCTGCTGGTGCACGAGACGAAGGACACGGTGGGCGTCGTCGTCGTGGAGGGGCTGAAAGCCGGCACCGATATGCTGTGCGTCGTCACGCACGACAATTCCGATTTTCGCCTGACCGCCAAGATGGACATCCCGATCGGGCACAAGGTGGCGCTGAAGGACATCAAGAAGGGCGACACCATCTGGAAGTACGGCCAGGATATCGGCAAGGCGATCGCCGACGTGAAGAAGGGCGAGCACCTCCACGTGCACAACGCCAAGACCAAGCGCTGGTAA